A genomic segment from Diospyros lotus cultivar Yz01 chromosome 5, ASM1463336v1, whole genome shotgun sequence encodes:
- the LOC127802243 gene encoding serine carboxypeptidase-like 36: MFKQYAGYVTVDEANGRSLFYYFAEAVQFPSSKPLVLWLNGGPGCSSLMGAMQELGPFRVNSDGKTLYPRRHAWNQVANMLFLESPAGVGFSYSNTTSDYLNSGDKRTAEDAYTFLINWFERYPEYKSRDFYITGESYAGYYIPELADTIVKRNKEADPSLVIKLEGIMIGNGIMNRETDDRGSFDYLWTHALISDETHRGLLEYCMNSQSKKCVDVVERADKEVGDIDGYNIYAPVCLNASLSSRNPRRCGVYDPCEGDYVHSYLNLPQVQKALHANRTNLPYPWQLCSAIIVWNDRPSTMFPIYRRLIASGLRILLYSGDVDSVVPVSSTRYSIDALNLTVVKPWSPWTDAGGEVGGYAVAYNGLEFATVRGAGHEVPMYQPLRALTLFKMFLYLPRKNFVALAAKMKGAFLALVFLSCHAAAVHCYGGIRFDPLGRVLDAQLSKKAQSTSHSTPELIATEYLPVYVGPQDGLKAADKIESLPGQPNGMNFDQYSGYVTVDPKAGRALFYYLAKSQNSSSKPLVLWLNGGPGCSSFGNGAMMELGPFRVNSDGKTLSENKYAWNNAANILFLESPAGVGFSYSNTTSDYDKSGDAATAADSYTFLVNWLERFPEYKTRDFFITGESYAGHYIPQLAELILHNNKITNQTVINLRGIAMGNAYVDFETAYTGIFEFFWSHALISDEIHEGIVLNCNFSSEGSVSDTCEDYISEAFEAKGNVFFYDIYAPLCFHNSSVSFPRLPQLSSFDPCSDDYIFSYLNIPEVQNSLHANVTGLPGPWDSCNFYINSHWNDMPLTVLPTIQKLMDSGISVWIYSGDTDGRVPVTSTRFAIDKLQTSVDTAWYPWYLNGEVGGYVVGYKNLTFVTVRGAGHFVPSYQPARALAFFSSFLEGKLPRSN; encoded by the exons ATGTTCAAGCAATATGCAGGCTACGTGACTGTGGATGAAGCCAATGGCAGAAGCCTCTTCTACTATTTTGCTGAGGCTGTTCAATTTCCTTCTTCTAAGCCTCTTGTTCTCTGGCTAAATGGAG GGCCTGGCTGTTCATCACTAATGGGAGCCATGCAAGAGCTGGGACCTTTTCGTGTAAATTCAGATGGTAAAACACTTTATCCAAGGCGCCATGCTTGGAACCAAG TTGCAAATATGTTGTTTCTGGAGTCTCCAGCTGGGGTCGGATTCTCCTACTCCAACACTACCTCTGATTACCTGAACTCTGGAGATAAAAGAACAG CGGAAGATGCATACACTTTCCTGATCAATTGGTTCGAAAGATACCCAGAATACAAGTCTCGAGACTTCTACATAACAGGAGAAAGCTATGCAG GATATTACATTCCAGAGCTTGCAGACACCATTGTCAAGAGAAACAAAGAGGCAGACCCCTCCTTGGTGATCAAGCTCGAAGGAATAATG ATAGGAAATGGGATAATGAACAGGGAAACGGACGACAGAGGATCTTTTGATTACCTTTGGACCCACGCATTGATTTCGGATGAGACTCATCGAGGACTTCTGGAATACTGCATGAATTCCCAAAGCAAAAAATGCGTTGATGTTGTGGAAAGGGCTGACAAAGAGGTTGGAGATATTGATGGATACAATATCTATGCCCCAGTGTGTTTGAATGCATCACTATCTTCGAGAAACCCGAGACGCTGTGGAGTTTATGATCCATGTGAAGGCGATTATGTTCACAGTTATCTCAATCTTCCTCAAGTTCAGAAAGCTTTGCATGCCAACAGAACCAATCTGCCCTATCCATGGCAGCTTTGCAG TGCCATCATAGTTTGGAACGATAGACCGTCAACTATGTTCCCCATATACAGAAGGCTGATCGCTTCTGGTCTTCGAATACTTCTTTACAG TGGCGACGTCGATTCAGTCGTTCCAGTGTCTAGCACTCGATACTCCATCGACGCCTTAAATCTTACAGTGGTTAAGCCTTGGTCTCCTTGGACAGATGCTGGCGGAGAA GTGGGTGGATATGCAGTGGCTTACAATGGATTGGAATTTGCAACAGTTCGAGGTGCTGGCCATGAAGTTCCAATGTATCAGCCGCTCAGAGCTTTGACCCTATTTAAGATGTTTTTG TATTTACCCAGAAAGAACTTTGTTGCACTAGCTG CCAAGATGAAAGGTGCATTCCTAGCATTGGTTTTCCTTTCATGCCATGCTGCAGCTGTACATTGCTATGGAGGAATCCGATTTGATCCACTTGGGAGAGTTTTGGATGCTCAGTTGTCGAAGAAGGCACAGTCTACTAGTCATTCTACTCCCGAATTGATTGCCACAGAGTATTTACCCGTGTATGTAGGCCCTCAAGATGGGCTGAAAGCTGCCGACAAGATTGAAAGTTTGCCAGGGCAGCCTAATGGAATGAACTTTGATCAGTACTCGGGCTATGTCACTGTTGATCCGAAGGCTGGCAGGGCGCTGTTCTACTACCTTGCCAAGTCTCAGAACTCTTCTAGCAAGCCTCTTGTGCTGTGGCTAAATGGAG GACCTGGCTGCTCGTCGTTTGGAAATGGAGCAATGATGGAACTCGGGCCATTCCGAGTCAACAGTGATGGTAAAACTCTATCAGAAAACAAATATGCTTGGAACAATG CTGCAAACATCCTTTTCCTGGAATCTCCAGCCGGTGTTGGATTTTCTTACTCAAATACAACATCAGATTACGACAAAAGCGGGGATGCAGCAACTGCAGCAGATTCATACACCTTTCTAGTCAACTGGCTGGAAAGGTTTCCTGAATACAAAACCAGGGACTTCTTCATAACCGGAGAGAGTTATGCAGGACATTATATCCCTCAACTTGCTGAACTAATCCTTCACAACAACAAGATCACTAATCAAACTGTCATCAACTTAAGGGGAATAGCT ATGGGAAATGCATACGTAGATTTTGAAACAGCATACACCGGGATATTTGAGTTTTTCTGGTCGCATGCTCTCATATCTGATGAAATTCATGAAGGGATTGTTTTAAATTGCAATTTCTCTTCGGAAGGATCTGTCTCCGATACATGCGAGGACTATATCTCTGAAGCATTTGAGGCTAAGGGCAACGTTTTCTTCTACGACATCTATGCTCCTTTGTG CTTTCACAATTCCTCAGTTTCGTTTCCTCGTTTGCCACAGTTATCGTCATTCGATCCATGCTCAGATGACTACATTTTCTCCTACTTGAACATTCCTGAGGTGCAAAACTCTCTTCATGCAAATGTAACTGGTCTTCCAGGACCCTGGGATAGCTGCAA CTTCTACATCAATTCTCACTGGAATGACATGCCATTGACAGTCCTGCCCACCATCCAGAAGCTGATGGACAGCGGCATTAGTGTTTGGATTTACAG TGGAGACACTGATGGTAGAGTGCCAGTGACTTCAACTAGATTTGCCATTGACAAGCTTCAAACTTCAGTCGACACTGCATGGTACCCATGGTACCTAAATGGAGAG GTTGGAGGGTACGTTGTCGGGTACAAGAATCTGACTTTTGTGACAGTGAGGGGAGCTGGACATTTTGTTCCAAGTTATCAACCAGCAAGAGCATTGGCCTTCTTCTCATCCTTCTTGGAAGGAAAGCTTCCACGCTCAAATTAA